In the Juglans microcarpa x Juglans regia isolate MS1-56 chromosome 6D, Jm3101_v1.0, whole genome shotgun sequence genome, one interval contains:
- the LOC121234759 gene encoding protein IQ-DOMAIN 31-like has protein sequence MGKSPGKWIKTILFGKKSSKSNLSKGREKLTSEKEVLVPAKTSVGKLGLDLPVVSYPTSRAVGRHEGKVEKENREVTNSSHDGGEILPGNLEADARGSTPQYAPHDPENIRQEEAATKAQAAFRGYLARRAFRALKGIIRLQALIRGHLVRRQAGATLCCMLGIVKFQALVRGRRVRHSDLGLEVHKKCSLVKPLESRPAVPVEVDISTRIAKLSANAFVRKLLASSPTVMPLHLHYDSSEPNSVSNWLESWSSSHFWRPVPQPKKIIDTKSNRKQGSGQNVEAQLAKSKRSTRRIPVAHMDSASVQATSESEKPKRNLKKVSNHSVDSVQENPQNELEKVKRNLRKVHNPVVENSVQPEVETDKPKQNMEKALNNLSHDVLGRGINNSSEKMKREASLNTSKMSDVETPEPLVLKELSDLPHADQATMVLKHLTEGSGEDKINSGEEATPESDILIESRVKNENISITNGDESQKEDLTNENQKTNRKASVTTKQERTENGSQSSPTLPSYMQATESAKAKLRIQGSPRFGQDGVEKNNVTRRHSLPSSTSCKISSQSPRTQRLAQAGGKGGNKSDRSLLSSRDGNAKVIQAEWKR, from the exons ATGGGAAAATCACCTGGGAAGTGGATCAAAACCATACTGTTTGGGAAGAAGTCATCCAAATCTAATCTTTCGAAAGGGAGAGAG AAACTTACAAGTGAAAAAGAAGTCTTGGTTCCTGCCAAGACATCGGTAGGAAAATTGGGTTTGGATCTGCCTGTGGTTTCATATCCTACCTCCAGAGCTGTTGGAAGACATGAAGGGAAGGTAGAAAAGGAGAACAGGGAAGTCACAAATTCATCACATGATGGGGGGGAAATTTTGCCCGGGAATCTAGAGGCAGATGCACGAGGATCCACACCCCAATATGCACCACATGATCCTGAGAATATTAGGCAGGAGGAAGCTGCAACAAAGGCACAGGCTGCTTTTAGGGGTTATCTG GCTCGCCGTGCATTTAGGGCCCTCAAAGGCATAATAAGGTTGCAGGCACTTATTCGAGGGCACTTGGTTAGGAGGCAAGCTGGTGCTACACTGTGCTGTATGCTGGGCATTGTCAAGTTTCAGGCTCTTGTTCGTGGAAGAAGGGTCAGGCATTCAGATCTGGGGCTTGAAGTGCATAAAAAGTGCAGTCTGGTGAAGCCTCTG GAAAGCCGGCCTGCAGTTCCTGTTGAAGTTGATATTTCTACACGAATTGCAAAGCTTTCTGCAAATGCTTTTGTTCGTAAG CTCCTTGCTTCATCACCAACTGTCATGCCTCTGCACCTACATTATGATTCTTCGGAACCAAATTCAGTCTCAAACTGGTTAGAAAGCTGGTCATCATCCCATTTTTGGAGACCAGTTCctcaaccaaagaaaatcatAGACACAAAATCTAATAGAAAGCAGGGAAGTGGGCAAAATGTAGAAGCTCAATTAGCTAAGTCAAAGCGCAGTACCCGGAGGATTCCTGTTGCACATATGGACAGTGCCTCAGTGCAGGCAACCTCTGAATCTGAGAAACCCAAACGTAACTTGAAGAAAGTTTCAAACCATTCAGTAGATTCGGTACAGGAGAATCCACAAAATGAGCTTGAAAAGGTCAAACGTAATTTGAGAAAGGTTCATAACCCTGTGGTAGAGAACTCTGTCCAGCCAGAGGTTGAAACTGATAAACCTAAGCAGAATATGGAAAAGGCCTTGAACAATTTGAGCCATGACGTTTTAGGACGGGGCATTAATAATTCTAGtgagaaaatgaagagagaggcAAGCTTGAATACATCCAAAATGTCTGATGTGGAAACACCTGAACCGTTGGTGCTGAAAGAGTTATCTGATTTACCACATGCTGATCAAGCTACAATGGTATTGAAGCATTTGACAGAGGGGAGTGgtgaagataaaattaattcTGGTGAGGAAGCTACACCAGAGTCAGATATTTTAATAGAGAGCAGAGTTAAAAATGAGAACATTTCCATAACAAATGGAGATGAGAGCCAAAAGGAAGATTTGACAAACGAGAACCAGAAAACCAACCGGAAAGCTTCTGTCACCACAAAGCAAGAACGTACTGAGAATGGGTCACAGAGCAGTCCAACATTGCCCAGCTATATGCAAGCAACGGAGTCTGCAAAGGCAAAGCTGAGAATTCAAGGCTCCCCAAGGTTTGGACAAGATGGGGTTGAGAAAAATAACGTCACAAGGCGCCATTCTCTGCCATCTTCGACTAGTTGTAAAATCAGTTCACAATCCCCAAGGACGCAGAGGCTAGCGCAAGCAGGTGGAAAAGGGGGAAATAAAAGCGACAGATCTCTCTTGTCTTCAAGAGATGGAAATG CGAAGGTAATCCAAGCCGAATGGAAAAGATAA
- the LOC121234758 gene encoding ABC transporter A family member 2-like — protein MNLRGGFPLLLQQYAALLKKNLLLSWRNKTATFLQLFSSFFFIFLIFCIQRAIQARYASATSFKRVIDPKPLFSTPIPPCEDKFYTKVPCFDFLWSGNESAAVRSIVKGIMANNPGRPIPSTKVQSFRTPYEVDAWLFSNPMRCPGALHFVQRNATIISYGIQTNSTPAAVRGNYEDPTFKFQIPLQIAAEREITRFLIGDPNFSWVVGFKEFAHPAVEIFSAVATVGPTFFLATAMFAFVFQISSLITEKELKLRQAMTMMGLYDSAYWLSWLTWEGILTFLSSLFLVLFGMMFQFEFFLNNSFAVVFLVFFLFQVNMIGFAFMLSALISKSSSSTTVGFSIFIVGFMTQLVTVFGFPYRHNFSSTVRSIWSLFPPNLLAQALNLLAGATSTSQDVGVSWSGRAKCAPNDTECLITIDDIYKWLVGTFLVWFILAIYFDNIIPNASGLRKSVLYFLNPSYWMGKGGSKVKEGGICSCMGSVPQQEHITPDDGDVLEEENMVKHQTREGVVDPNVAVQIRGLVKIYPGTRQFGCCKCKKTASYHAVRALWVNFTKDQLFCLLGPNGAGKTTTINCLTGITPVTGGDALIYGDSVRSSVGMSNIRRIIGVCPQFDILWDSLSGQEHLHLFASIKGLPPSSIILMAQKSLAEVKLTEAAKMRAGSYSGGMKRRLSVAIALIGDPKLVILDEPTTGMDPITRRHVWDIINDAKKGRAIVLTTHSMEEADILSDRIGIMAKGRLRCIGTSIRLKSQFGTGFIANISFLGSKNGQTPPTHSPSNEAAASTIHHEAVKEFFKDRLDVVPKEENKAFLTFVIPHDRERLLTRFFEELEHREREFGISDIQLGLTTLEEVFLNIARQAELESAAAEGRMATLSLTSGASVQIPLGARFVGIPGTESGENPRGTMVEVYWEQDDSGTLCISGHSAEIPIPPNVQTMPSTMSSGRSSLGRPGPVHGIVIDPNQIGITN, from the exons ATGAACTTGCGGGGCGGATTTCCGCTGCTCTTGCAGCAGTACGCGGCACTTCTGAAGAAGAACCTCCTGCTATCATGGAGGAACAAGACGGCGACGTTCCTCCagctcttctcttccttcttcttcatcttcctcatcttctgCATCCAGCGTGCCATCCAGGCTCGCTACGCCTCAGCCACCTCCTTCAAGCGTGTCATCGATCCCAAGCCCCTTTTCTCCACCCCGATCCCTCCCTGCGAGGACAAGTTCTACACCAAGGTCCCTTGCTTTGACTTTCTGTGGAGCGGAAACGAGAGCGCCGCGGTTCGGAGCATTGTGAAAGGTATCATGGCGAATAATCCTGGGAGGCCGATTCCTTCGACGAAG GTTCAATCATTTAGAACACCATATGAAGTAGACGCATGGCTGTTTAGTAATCCGATGAGGTGCCCTGGAGCTTTGCATTTTGTGCAAAGAAATGCTACTATAATTAGCTATGGCATACAGACTAATTCTACTCCAGCTGCAGTGCGAGGGAATTATGAAGATCCAACgtttaaatttcaaataccaCTCCAAATTGCCGCAGAGCGTGAGATTACGAGATTTCTGATTGGAG ATCCAAATTTTAGCTGGGTTGTTGGATTTAAGGAGTTTGCACACCCTGCAGTGGAGATTTTCTCTGCAGTTGCTACGGTGGGACCAACCTTTTTCCTTGCAACTGCCATGTTTGCTTTTGTGTTTCAAATTAGTTCTTTGATCACAGAGAAAGAGCTTAAACTTCGCCAG GCAATGACTATGATGGGTCTTTATGATTCTGCTTACTGGCTCTCATGGCTCACGTGGGAGGGAATTCTTacatttctctcctctcttttcttGGTTCTCTTTGGGATGATGTTTCAGTTTGAGTTTTTCTTGAACAATAGTTTTGCAGTAGTGTTCCTCGTGTTCTTTCTTTTCCAAGTCAATATG ATTGGCTTTGCCTTCATGCTGTCAGCCTTAATAAGCAAATCATCTTCATCCACAACAGTGGGTTTCTCCATATTTATTGTTGGCTTTATGACTCAG CTTGTAACAGTATTTGGGTTTCCCTACCGTCACAACTTCTCTAGCACCGTAAGATCTATCTGGTCGTTATTCCCACCTAACCTTCTTGCCCAAGCTCTAAATCTTCTTGCTGGGGCAACTTCAACCTCTCAAGATGTCGGGGTTAGCTGGAGTGGACGAGCAAAGTGTGCACCAAATGATACTGAGTGTTTAATAACGATT GATGATATTTACAAATGGTTGGTTGGTACATTCCTAGTGTGGTTCATATTGGCTATATACTTCGATAATATAATCCCCAATGCATCTGGTTTAAGAAAATCAGTGTTGTACTTCCTAAACCCTAGCTATTGGATGGGGAAAGGTGGAAGCAAAGTGAAAG AGGGTGGCATTTGTAGCTGCATGGGTTCAGTCCCACAGCAAGAGCATATTACTCCAGATGATGGAGATGTCCTTGAAGAGGAAAACATGGTAAAACATCAAACACGGGAAGGGGTGGTTGATCCAAACGTTGCCGTTCAGATACGTGGTCTTGTAAAGATATATCCTGGGACTAGGCAGTTTGGTTGCTGTAAATGCAAGAAGACTGCATCCTACCATGCTGTTAGG GCCTTATGGGTGAACTTTACAAAGGATCAGTTATTTTGCCTTCTTGGACCCAATGGAGCCGGAAAAACTACAACAATTAATTGTTTGACTGGCATTACACCGGTGACTGGAGGAGATG CACTGATATATGGAGATTCAGTCCGAAGCTCAGTTGGCATGTCAAACATACGAAGAATTATAGGAGTTTGTCCCCAG TTTGATATCCTTTGGGATTCATTATCTGGTCAAGAGCACCTCCACCTCTTTGCTAGCATTAAAGGCCTACCACCATCTTCTATCATTCTG ATGGCTCAGAAGTCATTGGCAGAGGTGAAACTCACTGAGGCGGCCAAAATGAGAGCTGGAAGTTATAGTGGAGGAATGAAGCGCCGACTCAGTGTTGCAATAGCCCTCATTGGTGATCCAAAGTTAGTCATTTTGGATGAACCG ACAACTGGTATGGATCCAATAACGAGGAGACATGTGTGGGACATAATAAACGATGCAAAGAAAGGGCGTGCCATTGTTCTAACAACACATTCAATGGAAGAAGCTGACATTTTAAGCGACCGCATAGGAATTATGGCCAAGGGTAGGCTTCGTTGCATTGGAACCTCAATCAGGTTGAAGTCACAGTTTGGCACTGGCTTCATTGCTAATATCAGCTTCTTGGGAAGCAAAAATGGGCAAACTCCTCCAACTCATTCTCCTTCCAATGAGGCTGCAGCTTCTACAATTCATCATGAGGCTGTGAAGGAGTTCTTTAAAGAT CGATTGGATGTAGTGCCAAAAGAGGAGAATAAAGCCTTTCTGACTTTCGTGATTCCTCACGATAGAGAGAGGCTTTTGACG AGATTTTTCGAGGAGCTcgaacatagagagagagaatttggtATCTCTGACATCCAACTTGGTCTTACAACTCTGGAAGAAGTTTTCTTGAATATCGCTAGGCAGGCAGAGCTAGAGAGTGCAGCAGCTGAAGGGAGGATGGCAACTCTGAGTCTAACATCTGGAGCCTCAGTTCAG ATACCTTTGGGAGCCAGGTTCGTGGGGATTCCGGGAACGGAATCTGGAGAGAATCCTAGAGGGACAATGGTAGAAGTGTACTGGGAGCAAGATGATTCTGGAACCCTATGCATTTCGGGCCACTCAGCTGAGATTCCAATTCCTCCAAATGTTCAAACAATGCCTTCTACAATGAGTTCTGGAAGAAGTTCCTTAGGCCGGCCAGGACCAGTTCATGGAATTGTTATTGACCCCAATCAAATTGGTATTACCAATTag